In Brassica rapa cultivar Chiifu-401-42 chromosome A06, CAAS_Brap_v3.01, whole genome shotgun sequence, a single window of DNA contains:
- the LOC103871777 gene encoding protein FAM135B, whose product MLRRLGWLIGLSQRSRQTKTLDAEAYVAARAVKPVLMVDTVQEIAVYIHRFHNLDLFQQGWYQIKISMRWEDGDNSSSSGIPSRVVQYEALDATSNESSGVWKIDDKDNSFLSQPFRIKYARQDVRLCMMVSFTMPLERYEGSATSAVILRFELLYSPIIESIDAFPAAAHDFRIPPKALSGLHSYCPVHFDTLHAVLIDVSVHVSVMKSAAYKRPAVLSSDSSNGKNLASGSVQSSKKIASADKKLVSFVKSLLEARDTLLEEMQRLSKAVGQTIDLSEFVSTMDNTLLPEPVEDEEGLGQGKQQNNLEKLNSPFDLENDDEWLHNFSKEHLSRTFHLLGTQLHHLWNTFLAFHRENNTKILEYLRDTWTKDRRAEWSIWMVYSKVEMPHHFISGMDDTSNHSSHKRATTSVLKLNDPAQVAATRADLHRRSIAQMRINNRGIQDMHIFGDPMRVPIVIIERVWNAPKRTFSDRSSMRHVDKIDSSLLNDENRSIKHNTPQHSGRELKIVVFVHGFQGHHLDLRLIRNQWLMIDPKIECLMSESNEEKTHGDFREMGQRLAHEVVSFFKKKMDKHAKYGRLKNVKLSFVGHSIGNVIIRAALADSLMGPYRKYLHTYLSLSGPHLGYLYSSNSLFNSGLWLLKKLKSTQVIHQLTLTDDPDLQNTFFYKLCKQKTLDSFKNIILLSSPQDGYVPYHSARIESCQPASSDNSKRSVAFLEMLNNCMDQIRGPTLETSHHQRVFMRCDVNFDTTLYGRNLNSFIGRAAHIEFLESDIFARFVMWSFQDLFR is encoded by the exons ATGTTAAGACGTCTTGGATGGTTAATTGGACTGAGCCAGAGAAGTAGGCAGACGAAGACGCTTGATGCTGAGGCTTACGTAGCAGCCAGGGCGGTTAAGCCTGTGCTTATGGTCGACACTGTTCAGGAGATTGCTGTTTATATCCATAGGTTCCATAACCTTGATCTTTTCCAACAAGG ATGGTATCaaataaaaatcagcatgagATGGGAGGATGGTGATAACTCCTCCTCCTCTGGGATTCCTTCACGAGTTGTTCAGTATGAAG CTCTTGATGCAACCTCCAACGAATCATCTGGAGTGTGGAAGATAGATGATAAAGACAATAGTTTCTTATCACAGCCCTTCCGCATCAAATACGCTAGGCAGGATGTTCGTCTTTGCATGATGGTCTCTTTCACCATGCCATTGGAAAGATATGAG GGGTCAGCTACATCTGCTGTTATATTGAGGTTTGAGCTTTTATACTCTCCTATTATAGAGAGTATAGATGCTTTCCCTGCAGCAGCGCATGATTTTCGTATTCCTCCTAAAGCTCTCTCAGGCCTGCATTCTTACTGTCCGGTCCACTTTGACACCCTTCACGCCGTTCTTATCGATGTGAGTGTCCACGTCAGTGTCATGAAATCCGCTGCTTACAAACGTCCTGCAGTTTTGTCAAG TGATTCGAGTAATGGTAAAAATTTAGCCAGCGGCAGTGTTCAGTCTTCCAAGAAA ATTGCTTCTGCTGACAAGAAGCTGGTGTCATTCGTTAAATCCCTACTTGAAGCGCGTGACACTTTGCTTGAAGAAATGCAAAGACTAAGCAAGGCAGTTGGTCAAACAATCGACTTGTCTGAGTTTGTATCCACTATGGACAACACTCTTTTACCTGAACCTGTTGAAGATGAAGAAGGCTTAGGACAAGGCAAGCAGCAAAACAATCTTGAG AAATTGAATTCCCCATTTGATTTGGAAAATGATGATGAGTGGCTTCATAACTTCTCTAAAGAGCATCTATCTCGCACATTCCACTTGCTAGGCACCCAGCTCCATCATCTCTGGAATACCTTTCTGGCGTTTCATCG GGAGAATAACACAAAAATCTTGGAATATCTTCGTGACACCTGGACAAAGGATCGCAGGGCTGAATGGTCAATATGGATGGTGTACTCAAAAGTTGAAATGCCGCATCATTTTATAAGTGGAATGGATGATACTTCAAACCATAGTTCGCACAAAAGAGCCACCACAAGTGTGTTAAAGCTGAATGAT CCTGCGCAAGTTGCAGCCACCCGCGCTGATCTTCACCGTCGAAGCATTGCACAAATGCGG ATAAACAATCGGGGGATACAGGACATGCATATATTTGGTGATCCTATGAGAGTTCCTATTGTTATAATTGAGCGTGTCTGGAATGCACCAAAACGTACTTTCAGTGATAGATCCTCCATGAGACATGTTGATAAAATTGATTCTAGCTTGCTTAATGACGAGAATAGGTCAATAAAACATAATACTCCACAGCATAGTGGACGTGAGCTGAAGATCGTCGTGTTTGTTCATGGTTTCCAG GGGCATCACTTAGACCTAAGGCTTATCAGGAACCAGTGGCTCATGATTGATCCAAAGATAGAGTGTCTCATGTCTGAATCAAATGAGGAGAAAACACATGGAGATTTCAGGGAAATGGGACAGAGGCTTGCACATGAAGTTGTCTCTTTCTTCAAGAAGAAAATGGATAAACATGCCAAATACGGACGCTTGAAAAACGTTAAGCTGAGTTTTGTTGGACATTCAATCGGCAATGTCATCATCAGAGCCGCACTAGCAG ATAGTTTGATGGGACCATACAGGAAGTATCTACACACATATCTATCGCTTTCGGGTCCACACTTGGGTTATCTATACAGTTCAAACTCCTTGTTTAATTCTGGACTTTGGCTCCTCAAGAAGTTGAAGAGTACTCAGGTTATTCATCAGCTCACGCTCACTGATGATCCTGATCTCCAGAACACTTTCTTTTACAAGCTCTGTAAG CAAAAGACGCTGGACAGTTTCAAGAATATTATTCTCCTGTCATCTCCTCAG GATGGGTATGTTCCATATCACTCAGCTAGGATCGAGTCGTGCCAACCAGCTTCTTCCGACAACTCAAAAAGAAGCGTTGCCTTCTTGGAGATGCTTAATAACTGTATGGACCAAATACGTGGGCCGACACTAGAAACTTCTCACCACCAGAGAGTGTTCATGCGCTGTGATGTCAACTTTGACACAACCTTGTATGGCCGTAACCTCAACTCGTTCATCGGTCGAGCTGCGCACATTGAGTTCCTGGAGTCTGATATCTTTGCAAGATTTGTAATGTGGTCATTCCAAGATCTATTCCGCTGA